Within Sorghum bicolor cultivar BTx623 chromosome 2, Sorghum_bicolor_NCBIv3, whole genome shotgun sequence, the genomic segment ACCTCCACACTGTTATTTTCTGTaagtatattatattatatattcactgtgtaggtCTATTTATATGGAGTCCAACAtaattaaattttttattttataatttatctatgatttactataatttttcaaaaatttagctggaataaaaaagacaaaatccataccactgtagcaaaaccatcGTCGAAAACCGTGAGGGTTATTTAAATGGTTTTAGAAAGTTTAGGGGTAAAACGTCTAGTTTCAAAGTTGAGGGAAGTAGACTTTTTCCCTTCGTTAATCGTAGTCATTAACCATAGCCGTTGAATTTTATGACCATCTCCATTAACAAAAAGACACCATCTTATAAAATGATTTAAGTAGCGGCGATCGATGATGAGGTCGCAACAAGCCTTGGACACGCAACTGAACCGGCAGCGGGACTTGATAGGCAGGGGCGCACGTGAGGATCTCCTGAGGGCGTCTTCTCCTTCTCATAAGCTGCGGTCGGTATCGATGGCGGCGCCGCTTGCTCCTCCGTTGCCTATGGATCGGATGCTGCTGTGGAGACAAAGAACCGGTTCCTCCGCGCATGGCCACCCAAGGCCTGGTATAGATGTCGCGAGATCGCTCGAGCATGCATGATTTGGCCATTTGGGGATAGTGGAATTCGGAGTGACGAGCAAGTGGAAGAGCATCTCATCTTAAAAGGCAGGCATTAAGCTCTCAATATTGAGCCTGTTCGCTCGAACTTATCTGCCGAATTTATCAActattcaacaatattttttttctgacTTTTTAACCATGCGAACAGTATATGATGAGGTTCTGGCTACGGCTAGCATCCGATCGAATTCTGAGTCATTGGTTTTCACTTTTTAAACAGTTAGCCAAAGTCAAAAAGGTTACTGGGCGAATCCTCATTCCTCGGTCCTGAAATATAAGACTAAAAGTTGCACGTATTTAAACATTCAaacttaattatttttattaacAATTAGTCTAATAACATGAACAGTTTATAAGAAAAAAATGGTTACATTAAATTTGTATTTAGACATTTTCGAATAACCAAACTTTTGttgcaaaaaaaatattatattaGAAATTAGTAGTTGAATTGTGACCTTAAAGACTAACGTCTAgtgaaatgaaatcaagattacTCATTGGAGCCAGTAGAGGCTCTAGTGAAATCATGCCTTTTAGTATTTTGGAAGCGAGAGCTGCTGGAGGCATGCATCTGGTGGCTAATACAAATCCGTACTCTCAATACTTTCATGTGTCATTCGGTTTTTCTTTTGTTAGTTCCTTAATCCTGAGTCACTTGCCAGATTGATGcaataaatagaaaaaaaatgattCTTGACAGCTCACCACTTGTAATATAATACTATCAATATTGTAGCACGTAGAGTACtgattagagcaagtattatagtgggctgtaagctggctaaatgctgaggtggaggagggaagagaggagagagagaagcATGCTGTaaccttacagccagcttaggcACAGGAACCAAAAAACTCTGTGAGAGAGACAAGTGGGCcatatattaatagtgaatagctcaTTGTTGTATGAGTGGGCTGTAAAAAGGCTACAAGAAACCTTACAGCCAGCAAGTaggctgtattattaaacttgctcttagCGTCCACAAGAAAGCTCTGCTGTCTCCAAGTCCTAGGACATGGTGCCACTTATTCTTCAGCACCATAATAGTACATAAAAATTTTTGGCAGAGCTTTCGGTTTCAAATTCTCATACAAATCGTTGCTTCCAACATGCTTATACAATTTTTGTTTATTAACATGCGAATGATTGGCTAAAACTATTGTTGTAAATTGTCAATGCAAGGCACTAAAATAAACATTTGATGCTAATATGCCATACATTTGTTAGGATAGAGGAAAAAACACGCCCCCATTCCCTTACATTTGCATACCACAACTTCATAACTTATTACAAAAGAACTAGCTAGGTCAACTATGATAACAATAACAAAGATTTGACAGTAACTTATCTTACGCAGGGCGACCAAAACAGATGAAAACAATCAGCAATCTCTTATTACCTGCTTCAGCTCAAATTTCAGTTTACACATTTCCAATACACCAAGTGTTTGCAGCATAGGGAAAAGTGATAGAGTTATTCCTTCAGCTTAAAAAAGCATATACTTATCTCCAGTCAAGACGTTCAGACTTCAGACATGAAAATGATTCAGAAAACAGACTAGCATGTCTGAAACATCATACGTTTTTTTTACTATAGGGAGTGCTAACAGATAGAATGAAAAATAACACTTGGTATTAGTAATCACTCATCAATTGTAAGGTCAAGGAAAAAGACAGCAAGTATCTATACTCCTTATAATCTTAGTGACACAAAAGGTAAGCATTCGAAATATATAACTTGAAGTCTTCAGAGAAAATCATCAAATGGTAGTCCGTAGTCAACATTCATTAAGATAACTAGCATATGTAAAAAGACACCTTGCATGCATATAGAACAAAGACAAATATAAACATTGTGTGCCATTTTTTTTATGCTTCACATGCACAGAGAAAAAAATCCACTTTAAATCTGCAGGCTAAACTATTATAAAGTACTAGCACAACTATTGACACTGTTATAACAACGATTTGAAAATAGCTCAATATAATGCATTTGTCTTATGCAGGGCAGCTAAAATAGACAAGCAACCAACATGGGCACACAAGATCTTCTATTTCCCTCTGTCCAAACTACAGAATCTGTTATTATCAGCTTCTGCTATTGGATATATGGTCTCCAAACTAGTCAAATCAAGTAATCAACATCAACTAGGCAGCTTTTGATCTTAACATGATACAAAATAAAAGATCAGCCTAAACATTTGTAATACACACATTGTTTGAAACACGTGGAAGATTTAATCCCTCAGCTTAAATTTGACTGAAACGAAAATTAACATCTAGCAATAAATCATTACTTGCATGgtcaagcaaaaaaaaaaaaagccccAAGTATTTATGCTGCTTATAATCCTAGAAACATAAAAGGCAGCATTTGAAATATGTAATTTTAAGTCAAAAGAAAATCATCACAAGCTGGTCAACTGCATTCATTAAATATGACAGGCACATGAAAAGCCACCTTACATAATCTCCCAATTGCATGTGGTAACTAGTCCAAAAGCATGAGACTGAAAACAACCATGCACCAAAGAAATTCATTGCCTGATTCTAGTAAATCTAATAAAGTTGATAGATGCTTGATACTTCCAATATCACATATTCTTGGTTAACATCCTGACAAGAACCCCATAAGCAACATCTTCAATGCTTGTTTGCAAGCACCGATGACTCTGAAAAATATGGCACGTATGGTGTAAGAAAGCAGTAGGCATGCCCAAAGTTGTGGAGTGCATGCACTTCCTTATTACGCATGTCATAAGATAGCAGTTTCCATTGCCGGTCCCCCTTCCCGTTACGGTGCCGAATAAAGAAAACCCGATCACAATCTGGATGAATACTGACCACAGTGAACCTGGACGGGTCACACATTTTTCCAAGCAACTCTGAAAACCTGACACTGTGTTTTAGGACCCAATGTCCTGCATTATAGTCAAGAACCCTCATGGATAGTCCACTTTCAGTCCTTGGGTAAGCATTACGTCTGCTCATGCAATGCAAGCGCCCTTGGGACTGAGCAACAAAAAGGGTAAAAGAAAAATCCCCATCTGGCAATGGGATGATCCTTGGTTTACCTTGCCTACCCATGGCAGCTATCTGACTAACACCTTTCCACATGTCCTTGATGATAAAATACAGCATACCATTGGCAAAGGCTATGCGGCCTGAACTGGCTGTTGCCATTCCAACATTGACCAATCCATCACTCACGCGGTCACTCCATCCCCTGGTCTCAGAAGAGTAGGCACGCACCTCAACTCCAACACTCGGCCAATATTTCTGCCAGATACGCAACAAGTAGAAGTGCGTCGACGCGGCCGGATCAAAAAGCAAGTAAATTTCACCGCCAACATGAGAGGTGACGCCGGAGCTGGGCACGGCCACCCATTGCTCGGTGGCGGGGTTGCACACGGCGTAGGACGGTGTGCTGGCCGAACCCGAGCGGTGCTCGAAGAGGACGAGACCATTGCAGGAACCCAAGAGCTTTATGTTACTCATCTCGGGCTGCTTCGTCAGGAAGGAGAAGGAAAGGTCGACGAGAGGCGCCGGTCTCCCCGGCAGGCTGATGAAGCGCCCGTAGGATCTGGCTCCGTCGCTGCAGAAGAAGCCTTGTAGGGTCTGGGGGAGCCGTTTCTGGTTGAGGGGATCGGCGATTAGATCGCGCCAGCGCTTCGAGACGCACTTGAATCGGTGCATGGACCTCGCGGGCACGCGACAGAGGATCTCCAGAATGAGTTCGTCTGGGAGCCTGGCCGCCGCGGCACCCCTATTGGCGTCGGGGCGATCCTCCATGCCGCGGACTGCGAAACG encodes:
- the LOC8075025 gene encoding uncharacterized protein LOC8075025, whose amino-acid sequence is MEDRPDANRGAAAARLPDELILEILCRVPARSMHRFKCVSKRWRDLIADPLNQKRLPQTLQGFFCSDGARSYGRFISLPGRPAPLVDLSFSFLTKQPEMSNIKLLGSCNGLVLFEHRSGSASTPSYAVCNPATEQWVAVPSSGVTSHVGGEIYLLFDPAASTHFYLLRIWQKYWPSVGVEVRAYSSETRGWSDRVSDGLVNVGMATASSGRIAFANGMLYFIIKDMWKGVSQIAAMGRQGKPRIIPLPDGDFSFTLFVAQSQGRLHCMSRRNAYPRTESGLSMRVLDYNAGHWVLKHSVRFSELLGKMCDPSRFTVVSIHPDCDRVFFIRHRNGKGDRQWKLLSYDMRNKEVHALHNFGHAYCFLTPYVPYFSESSVLANKH